Proteins encoded together in one Miscanthus floridulus cultivar M001 chromosome 16, ASM1932011v1, whole genome shotgun sequence window:
- the LOC136510744 gene encoding uncharacterized protein, whose translation MDGGTGLNILYANMLDRMGTPRESLRHGRAPFYGIIPGVQATPLRSIHLPVTFGDPTNFQKELLDFKVVDFSIPYHALLAWPCYAKFMAIPHYGCLKLKTPGPRGVITMATSTTEAYLDE comes from the coding sequence atggacggcgggactggcctcaacatcctctatgccaacatgCTGGATCGCATGGGGACACCGAGGGAGAGCCTCCGCCATGGCAGGGCTCCCTTCTACGGGATCATACCTGGGGTCCAAGCCACCCCCCTCAGAAGCATCCATCTCCCCGTCACATTTGGGGATCCTACTAACTTCCAAAAAGAGCTCCTTGACTTCAAGGTGGTCGACTTCTCCATCCCATACCATGCCTTGCTGGCGTggccatgctatgcgaagttcatggccatcccacACTACGGCTGCTTGAAGCTCAAGACGCCTGGCCCGCGTGGAGTCATCACCATGGCGACGTCCACAACCGAGGCCTACCTCGATGAGTAG